The Arachis ipaensis cultivar K30076 chromosome B05, Araip1.1, whole genome shotgun sequence nucleotide sequence ccAATTGTTTGAGTAGAAATCCATGACTATACTATCAATACACACACACATTATTAGTCCATAGAACTAGACCCATCTTAACCCTTATAAATTCACGTTCTCTTCTCCTATCTAATTCACAACACACACACAAAATCAAACTTCATAGTCCCCATAACAAAACAATGAAGATAGCATTGCTCGCATTGTTCTTTCTCCTTGCCTTGAGCAACAAGCCACTGCTTGGTGCGGCTGGACCCGCACCCGAGCAAGTAGTTGACACATCTGGCAAGATCGTTCGAGCCGGttataattactatattatccctgcTTCCCCTAATGAGGGTGGCCTCTCCCTTGCCAGCACAAGTGAGAATGATTGCCCTCTTGACGTTATAGCCGTGGACGGATATCAAGGTTTGCCCTTGGTATTCCAACCGGTTAACGTCAAGAAAGGCGTTGTTCGTGTTGACACAGATCTCAACATCTATTTCTCGTATTATACAGATTGCGGATCCACCGTGTGGAAACTCAAGGACTATAACTATGCACTTGGACAACAATTTGTCACCATTAATGGTGTTTTAGGAAACCCTGGAGTTAACACCATTGGGAATTGGTTCAAGATTGAGAAGTACGAGGATGGTTATAAGCTAGTGTATTGTCCAAGTGTGTGCAATGGTTGTTACTACCAGTGTAGTGACTTAGGGATTTATGAAGATGAGTGGGGCAAGCGTCTAGCTTTCAGCAATGTGCCACTCAAGGTTCAGTTTCAGCGTGCATGAAGTTAGTTCCACCAATCTGTTATACTGTATTTCTAAATCTTAAGGAAAAACAAATATAAATGTGTAGTAAATCACAATAAAAATGCACTACTTGTGCTTTGTGTCCTTATAATAATGCATGGTTTCTCAAGTTGAGTTTCCTTGTAATCATATAAATTAAACTATGAAAGTGTTATTTTCCAAGTTTCCTTATTTACTATACCCTTTTGAAACTTTTAGTTAGTTTGAGTTCATCATCATCATGGTCGTTATTGTTTCCAAACTAGTTTAATTTATATATACTTAGCTTCTTCCCTCCACAAATAATTGCCTTTTAAAAATTTACCAcacattaaaaaatttaaatattatacaaTAATTATatagataaaaagaaaatattttatttggatAATACAATATTTCTTAGTAAAATGTCAAGTAATTGTTTTGCGAGTTAAAAGAGATTCTTAAAGTAGGGTTAAAGTTGAGAATTTCCGTTGCAAAATAAttgtttaatttatatttaaaatttaatttggtcCAAAATAGGAATAGCAGGGTGAATAGTTGtccatttgaaaaaaaataaataaacaatatcACTTTAACTTATTTTCTCCCACCAGTAGTAACGGTTTGAAATGATGCAAGAGGGAGACAAGGAGAGTAAGTAAGAGATCTAGAGCAAGTATAAAATACagtacactaattaataaattaaattttgtatACTCAATTAAATACATTTATCTAAAGTTGAGACGTTTAATTATTTCCTAAAATCTATATGCATGACAAAGACTGaagaattattttaatttagacCGGATAGAGTAGTTAATAACATATTAAAACTCTAAAATAACAAATAATATTATTGGACAAATTTTAATAGTTCCAAGGTGAGGGTTCGAATTTTGCACAAATAGCCATAAGAGCTTAGATTTAGAGAGTACATGATATCTTTCCGAAGAAGAGAGGAGGCTGAGGTTGCAAGCACTAACACTATTGAGAAATTTTACACATTGTTTGTATGGGCGGAGTTTGAAGAGAAAGAAAGTGAGAGGGAAAAAAATGGATAAAAAAGCGAATTTTTTGTTGTTtagatgaaaagagaaaataaagtgaaaaaataaaaaaaaatagcttaaagataaaataaaaataaagaaaaaNNNNNNNTGgtaaatattaataaattataatttatatataatatagataAAGATAtggtaattttatactattatgatttttttatttttattttcattcaaataaaaaaaatttttttattttcttttcatccatTTTCTCTTCTCCAAACAACATATAAATAactccactttttttttttactttctctcctctcattttttttctcttattttcttttcttccattttctttcctaTATCCAAACAAAACCTTAGAGTTCAACCCCTTACTTTTTTCCATAATTATCTTTTTATGCACCGGATACCACAAAATTTAAGATATTTATTTTGatcataaaataatttaaaattatcttatttaatttaatatttataatttttttagttgtcTATTTTCtcatgttttgaatttgatggtttcagtggctaagagaaggggggttgaatcttagccccctttttaaAGAATTACACTTGCTGaactcagaggagacttttctgttttagctcgtctctggacacgagaatttttgtttttgctcgtcacttgccacgagactttttgtttttgctcgtcacttgacacgagatatttttagtttttgctcctgtgcagtagagaACAGAAATGAAGTAGGAGAGAAGAAAATtgcacccagatatatcctggttcagctgctaagtgcagtgcagcctacatccagNNNNNNNNNNNNNNNNNNNNNNNNNNNNNNNNNNNNNNNNNNNNNNNNNNNNNNNNNNNNNNNNNNNNNNNNNNNNNNNNNNNNNNNNNNNNNNNNNNNNNNNNNNNNNNNNNNNNTTTGTAACGGATCAAGTATAGGAAGCAAACATGGGCTTAAAACTTATTCTTGGCCCAATTGATAAAACCATTTCAGCCAAAACAACACTTAACAAGAATTACATGAGGCTGAAATTTATTTTATTGGGCTTAAGATCCTTTCTTTTTATTTCGGCCCAGTATAAtcctgcacaacaaaattattttaattagcaCATTAATCATAATTAGCTTAATAATTTtgctgttaataatgtttgatcatcattaatttggtttagagttttccaaactcatcaatctcccccttgatgacaaacattattaaaattgaaatggaaaaatttagagaatgagtaaagaatactccctttgatTTGAATTTCTCCCCTTTTCAAAATGTCACATTGCTCCCCCTTGATGTATGCTTATgttaccaagggaagcactaacctgtaacattttaatcaagcttcaagtaacaatgttatttagcatattttatgatgctaaatgcttgatttatgagcagttttaaATTGATAttcaaaactcatttgatatcataactgatttactgctcaaccccttttctttttttatttttttttattatttttttttcatacaaacaaaaatttatccaaatatttttcaaacattTCTTGTTAGTATATCAGAGCAAAACAAAATGATGTGAAAAATATTTGAAGTACACATGATCAAAACAGTTTTCATACATTACATattttaaaggaactgccaaaaataagttttcaatCAAGCAAAGTTATTAATGATGAATCAAACAGCCAGGCatcaaaataaatcaaacatcatCATAAACCAAATGCAGTTCAAGCAATATAGTGAGTTCAAGCAATATAGTGAATGCAATAACTCGTACAttctttgaacaagggtgatcataaattttcaattttgaaaatttcatcccctgttccCCTGTTTCGTTTCATCCCCTGTTCCCCTGTTTtgttccaatttcaattttggaacttaaatttcctcccccttttgtcatcatgggggcacctgcacaaaacatgatcaaaacatAGCAAAATATTCAAAACAAAGTAGCAAGAGTATATCACAGTATCCTAGAGAGTGTCTTAGAGCAGTGAGTAGCAAGTCATGCTCATACAAAAAGGATTGAGCCTAGTGGAGCCAATATCAAACAGAGTAAAGAAACAGTCACTAATCATCAGAAAAATTAAGTTGTTCTTCAGCATCTCCGACACTATCATCCCCCAAATCTTCTTTAAAATGTTCCATCATCAGATTGACCCTGTCTTTGCAATTTTTCCAAGCTTTCTCACTGTCAAAGGCTTGCTTATGGGTTTCTTTGGCTGACCGATACATCAAATCTGCCATGTTCGAAAATTCTCCCAAAATCTGTTTGATGGACTTGATTGTTTTGGAAGATTCTGGTCTGCCTTCATGGTCACTATCCGATGCAGCAGGTTGTCGCCCTTTGGTTTCCTTAGttgctcctcctcctctgattgaAGACACCTTGTTTTCTACAGCCTCATTCAACAAATCAACTTTAAAGTACTCAAATATTCTAGTTAAAAACATACCATAAGGCAGGTTAGCCTTTCTGGTGCTTCTAACAGAATCCCACATGTGCCTAATCATAATATAACCGAAGGATATAGGAGTAGAGGTAACCAAAGCAAATAAGATGAGACAGTCAGAAAATGTTACTCGGTTGTGTGAGCCGCTTTGGGGAGTCAGAATATGTGTGATGATGCGGTGAAGCAGAGAGTTGACCGGTCCTAGAGCTTTATGTGTTGGTATGGTGCCATGCAATCCAGAAAGGTTCTCGCAGATGTGCTTGAGAACAGTCTTGTATGGAATGCCAACTTGTGTGTCCCATTTTTCCACCATGTATGCTCGCGGTCCTTCATCCTTGAAGCCCAGGGCCGCTCCAATAGTCTCAGCATCAAGGGCTATTTGAACCCTTTTGACATAGGAGTGAAGGATGCCGTCAATGAGCCGcatattggcataaaactctcgaACAAGACCAGGGTAGACTGGTTTTTGGATGAGAAGCAAAGGTTTCCAGTTGAGTAGTTCGAACAGAGGAGAGACGTTGATGCCCTTGTTGGTGAGATTTTCAAGGCTAACAAGATAAGTTGTGCACAAATGACGCTTCTCCATAACTTCCTTATGAAACTCAAACGAGGTGCAAGAGTTAAATCTGCTTGGATCAAAGTGGGAGTGAGTCTTGCCATATTTGTCTCTGAATTCCATGGACTCCAAGTTTGAAGGTTCAGTAGTGTCATTGAGTGCAAACCCTTGATTCTTTTGGGAGCTTTTTCCAGGAGTAGTCCGCTTCGGTGATGAGGGTGGAGGTGATGGAATGGGAGAAGTATAAGAttcttgctcttcttcctcttgggGGTCCTTGTTCTTCCTGTTTCGTCCTCTTCCGGAACTCTTTTGGGCCACTACTTTTCTTCTCATTGTTTCGGTTTGTTTGGTTGGAGGTGAGGGAGAGGATGAGGAAGTAGAATGTATGTGGATATGAGTGTGCGTTTGGGGTGTTGATGGTTTTTGAGAAAGAAGAATTCGTTCACTCTTTCTTGGcgcggttttctttttcatggtaatGGGAATGGAATATGAAAGGGTGGTGGTGATAACCGAattgagagagggagagagacaaGGTGGGTGAACGCATTTAATGGGGTTTGGAAAGAGAATATGGAGAGTAATGACCATTAGTGGACGGTTAATGACCATAATGGGTGGTTATTATCCAAAAAAAAATGATTTTCCTTTTAACTTTTGAAATCCAAAACTGAAAAGTTGTTTCCTTAAATCAAGGGATTGGATGGATATagggatttgatttgacaataaccactTCCAAGGAGATTTGATGACACAAGAGGAAGATTCTTATTTGTAGAAAGATAACTACCATAACTGTTAAGGTGGGGTCAAGGAATTTTGGTGGGGCccataaaattttgaattctgCGCTGCCTCCCCCTTGACCACAGCTCTTCCATCATGCCATGATTTTcatctcgtccaaacctacgagcaAA carries:
- the LOC107642181 gene encoding miraculin, which codes for MKIALLALFFLLALSNKPLLGAAGPAPEQVVDTSGKIVRAGYNYYIIPASPNEGGLSLASTSENDCPLDVIAVDGYQGLPLVFQPVNVKKGVVRVDTDLNIYFSYYTDCGSTVWKLKDYNYALGQQFVTINGVLGNPGVNTIGNWFKIEKYEDGYKLVYCPSVCNGCYYQCSDLGIYEDEWGKRLAFSNVPLKVQFQRA